One genomic region from Syntrophobacterales bacterium encodes:
- the rlmN gene encoding 23S rRNA (adenine(2503)-C(2))-methyltransferase RlmN yields the protein MTAKPNIRDLSLEEIEALIVGLGKEKYRARQIMKWLYNGGAASFAEMTTLSQEFRSRLAELAHLSEPAIERLQASEDGTKKVLFRLSDDFFIESVLIPGRNHWTACISTQAGCAMGCRFCLTGSLGFKRDLKPSEITGQMTMLRRNLPEGPNIKNIVLMGMGEPLANYDNVLKAIKILISDYGLGFSSRKITVSTSGLAPLIKRLGRDICVNLAISLNAPDNRKRDELMPINRKYPLPELLAACREYPMPGRRMLTFEYILLAGVNDSVEDAKKLVRLLRGLHCKLNLIAFNEFPGSAYHTPTPAAVSTFQQILLDHHYTAILRASHGRDILAACGQLSGQASP from the coding sequence ATGACAGCAAAACCTAACATCAGGGATTTGTCCCTTGAAGAGATAGAAGCCCTGATTGTCGGGTTGGGAAAGGAGAAGTACCGGGCCCGCCAGATCATGAAATGGCTTTACAACGGCGGGGCAGCCTCTTTTGCAGAAATGACCACCCTCTCGCAGGAGTTTCGCTCCCGTCTGGCCGAACTGGCCCATCTTTCCGAACCGGCAATAGAAAGGCTCCAGGCGTCTGAGGATGGAACAAAGAAGGTCCTCTTCCGGCTGTCCGATGATTTTTTCATCGAAAGCGTCCTCATACCCGGACGCAACCACTGGACCGCCTGCATCTCAACACAGGCAGGCTGCGCCATGGGCTGCCGCTTCTGTCTTACTGGCAGCCTGGGGTTCAAGCGCGACCTGAAACCCTCCGAGATTACCGGCCAGATGACCATGCTGCGGCGCAATCTGCCGGAAGGACCAAATATCAAGAATATCGTCCTGATGGGAATGGGAGAACCGCTGGCTAACTATGACAACGTCTTGAAGGCGATCAAAATCCTGATTTCCGATTACGGGCTCGGCTTTTCCAGCCGCAAGATAACCGTCTCCACCTCCGGCCTCGCCCCGCTGATCAAACGTCTGGGCCGGGACATCTGCGTCAATCTCGCCATTTCCCTGAACGCCCCGGACAACCGCAAAAGGGACGAATTGATGCCGATCAACCGCAAATATCCCCTGCCGGAACTCCTTGCCGCCTGCCGGGAGTACCCGATGCCGGGAAGGCGAATGCTGACCTTCGAATACATTCTGCTTGCGGGCGTCAATGATTCGGTTGAGGATGCCAAAAAGCTCGTTCGCCTCCTCCGGGGGCTGCACTGCAAATTAAACCTGATCGCCTTCAACGAGTTCCCCGGCTCCGCCTATCATACTCCCACACCCGCGGCAGTTTCGACCTTTCAGCAGATTCTGCTTGATCACCATTACACGGCAATCCTGCGCGCCAGTCACGGACGGGATATTCTCGCCGCCTGCGGTCAGTTGAGCGGGCAAGCCTCCCCCTAA
- a CDS encoding outer membrane protein assembly factor BamD, with translation MVHDKKVFAALLIAVFLLAGCKMWLPWQSRTGMPRANPESIYQQGLEEYNAGSYKRSIELFQRVKEEYPLSPLAIMAEMGVADSFFSSKEYPEAALAYKEFVDLHPTNENLPYAMYQTGMCYLNQLTTIDRDNSEAFKAIKEFERLTARFPESKFSVLAGKKILECRKSMGEKELYIGEFYFKTKKYAASLRRLEKVARDYANIGLDDKKVNRLITEAKNHLNAPEKKKSWWLF, from the coding sequence ATGGTTCATGATAAGAAAGTTTTTGCGGCGCTCCTGATTGCGGTTTTTTTGCTGGCCGGCTGTAAAATGTGGCTGCCCTGGCAAAGCAGAACCGGAATGCCCCGGGCGAATCCCGAGAGCATTTATCAACAGGGTTTGGAAGAGTACAATGCCGGCAGCTACAAGCGTTCCATCGAACTCTTTCAGCGGGTCAAAGAGGAGTATCCGCTCAGCCCGCTGGCCATTATGGCGGAGATGGGGGTTGCCGATTCCTTTTTCAGCAGCAAGGAATATCCGGAGGCGGCGCTTGCCTATAAAGAATTCGTTGATCTGCATCCGACAAACGAAAATCTGCCTTATGCCATGTACCAGACCGGGATGTGCTATCTGAATCAACTGACAACGATAGATCGCGACAACTCCGAGGCTTTCAAGGCGATCAAGGAGTTTGAAAGGCTGACGGCGCGTTTCCCCGAAAGCAAATTCTCTGTGCTGGCCGGGAAGAAGATTCTGGAGTGCCGAAAGAGCATGGGAGAAAAAGAGTTATATATCGGTGAGTTCTATTTCAAAACAAAGAAATACGCGGCCTCGCTGCGACGTCTCGAAAAGGTCGCGCGCGACTACGCCAATATTGGGCTTGATGATAAAAAGGTCAATCGTCTGATAACCGAAGCGAAAAACCATCTCAACGCCCCGGAGAAGAAAAAAAGCTGGTGGTTGTTTTAG
- a CDS encoding MTAP family purine nucleoside phosphorylase, with protein sequence MKTLGIISGTVLLNGQGIFSDLREEAVETKFGRAVVFHSARVLLIARHGSDPDSHILPHLINHPANLAALKKLGATEVIGVNSTGTLKLRIKPGTFVIPDDYIQLGAGITAVQGEPVHITPRLNQEVRQKLHQAAHECAINPVDGGIYWQSAGPRLETRAEIAMISQFADIIGMTMASEAIIAQELNISYASLCSVDNYAHGIGKRELTLQQILQHARLNTEAIHRILNCYVEQNSR encoded by the coding sequence ATGAAAACTCTCGGCATCATCTCTGGAACGGTTCTGCTCAACGGCCAAGGAATATTTTCCGACCTTCGCGAAGAAGCCGTGGAAACAAAATTCGGTCGAGCGGTGGTCTTTCATTCGGCGAGAGTGTTGTTAATCGCCCGTCATGGCAGCGACCCTGACTCTCATATTCTGCCACATCTGATCAACCACCCGGCCAACCTTGCCGCTTTGAAAAAGCTTGGGGCAACTGAGGTTATCGGCGTAAACTCAACCGGCACCCTGAAACTCCGTATAAAACCGGGGACTTTCGTTATTCCTGACGATTACATCCAGCTCGGCGCTGGCATAACCGCGGTCCAAGGAGAACCTGTTCATATCACACCGCGCCTGAATCAGGAAGTTCGACAGAAATTGCACCAGGCGGCCCATGAATGCGCCATAAATCCTGTTGACGGCGGAATATACTGGCAATCCGCCGGTCCTCGCCTGGAAACACGGGCAGAAATAGCGATGATCTCGCAATTCGCCGACATCATCGGGATGACAATGGCAAGCGAGGCAATTATCGCTCAAGAGCTGAATATCAGTTACGCATCTCTGTGCTCGGTTGACAACTACGCCCATGGCATCGGGAAACGCGAATTGACGCTCCAGCAGATCCTTCAGCACGCCCGTCTCAACACCGAGGCGATCCACCGCATACTGAACTGCTATGTAGAGCAGAATAGTCGGTGA
- a CDS encoding enoyl-CoA hydratase/isomerase family protein, giving the protein MSENQVLISRENGLATITINRPAVMNALTAETMSTLLAAFAEVGADPDIRVVLLQGAGGNFTTGADMSLLGASADPAQSFQFMKNTAGGLILAIKRIPQPVICKVRGNVYGYGCGLALAGDFVVAADEARFCEAFVNLGISLDGGASYFLPHLVGMAKAKELALLGDVISGKEAAALGLIYKSVPDSELDTETKLLIDRLASKSAKAMSSIKETLEKGCDTDLASALALEAYHQSTLLAGEELQAAISLFLESRKKG; this is encoded by the coding sequence ATGTCCGAAAACCAAGTGCTGATCAGCCGGGAAAATGGCTTAGCGACAATAACCATCAATCGGCCCGCGGTGATGAATGCTCTGACCGCCGAAACCATGTCCACGCTGTTAGCCGCTTTCGCAGAGGTTGGAGCAGATCCGGACATCCGTGTCGTGTTGCTCCAGGGTGCCGGCGGAAATTTTACGACGGGGGCGGATATGTCTCTGCTGGGCGCCTCCGCCGATCCCGCGCAGTCATTTCAGTTTATGAAAAACACGGCAGGAGGACTTATCCTTGCCATCAAAAGAATTCCCCAGCCCGTTATCTGCAAGGTAAGGGGGAATGTTTACGGCTACGGCTGCGGGCTGGCGCTGGCGGGCGATTTTGTCGTTGCCGCAGATGAGGCAAGATTCTGCGAGGCGTTCGTCAATCTGGGCATATCCTTAGATGGCGGAGCTTCCTATTTCCTCCCCCATCTGGTCGGGATGGCCAAGGCCAAGGAACTGGCCCTTCTCGGAGATGTAATCAGCGGTAAAGAGGCTGCCGCCCTCGGGCTTATCTACAAATCCGTGCCGGATTCCGAACTCGACACAGAAACAAAGCTGCTGATTGACAGACTCGCCTCAAAATCAGCGAAGGCCATGAGCTCCATCAAGGAAACGCTGGAAAAGGGCTGTGATACCGACCTTGCTTCGGCCCTCGCCTTGGAGGCTTATCATCAGTCAACCCTGCTTGCCGGAGAAGAATTGCAAGCAGCGATCAGCTTGTTTCTGGAATCACGTAAAAAAGGCTGA
- a CDS encoding radical SAM protein, with protein MERYQIEDVEILFDCAGRDDWGKFSFPVWYGIPVKIKWRGYRFDFNLRGGWKWITGGHGVWPDAQEMLKRTDKNGLIYYGVEDYADYDLIKNFYIPYNGVYNFDLFPVNPLKAGHVKQALRSVCELAKEAGRLSGTAAGGRARDFLLKVAACDREGLAVEAELLYRIMGTNLPVLPPDTIDVDYEVIPLIVTDGCDYNCRFCTFTAHDSLQVRNRENIRQQISSLKDFYGEDLINYNSILLGQNDALAGGEEILITAASLAYEGLNLASSFHKGPANLFFFGSVDPFLKAKSSLFDALDNLPFRTFLNIGLESFDQETLSILGKPLTAEKTKEAFRKMMAVNRGWQRVTVSCNFVLGGELPQAHKEGIKKMLSAETTARDRGTAFLSPLFGRAQRRKIINEFVEIKRSSPLPVFIYLAQRL; from the coding sequence GTGGAACGTTATCAGATTGAGGATGTGGAGATATTGTTTGACTGCGCCGGGAGGGATGACTGGGGCAAGTTCAGCTTTCCCGTCTGGTACGGCATACCCGTCAAGATCAAATGGCGCGGATATCGTTTTGATTTCAATCTGCGCGGGGGGTGGAAATGGATCACGGGCGGGCATGGCGTCTGGCCCGACGCCCAGGAGATGTTGAAGCGAACCGACAAAAACGGACTGATTTATTATGGCGTTGAAGACTACGCCGATTATGATCTCATCAAGAACTTCTATATACCCTACAACGGCGTCTATAATTTTGATCTTTTTCCGGTTAATCCACTGAAAGCAGGCCATGTAAAGCAGGCTTTGCGGTCTGTTTGCGAACTTGCCAAAGAGGCGGGCAGGCTTTCCGGGACGGCGGCTGGCGGGCGGGCCCGTGATTTCTTGCTCAAGGTTGCCGCCTGCGATCGGGAGGGACTGGCCGTCGAGGCTGAGCTCCTGTACCGCATCATGGGAACAAATCTGCCGGTGCTTCCCCCGGATACGATCGATGTCGATTATGAGGTTATTCCTCTTATTGTTACCGATGGTTGCGACTATAACTGCCGGTTTTGCACATTCACGGCGCATGATTCCCTGCAGGTGCGCAACAGGGAAAATATCCGTCAGCAGATAAGCTCTTTGAAAGATTTCTATGGAGAGGACCTGATAAATTATAATTCAATCCTTCTGGGGCAAAACGACGCGCTCGCGGGAGGGGAAGAAATCCTGATCACCGCGGCAAGCCTGGCCTATGAAGGGTTGAATCTTGCCTCATCCTTTCACAAGGGGCCCGCCAATCTTTTTTTCTTCGGCAGCGTTGATCCCTTTCTGAAGGCGAAAAGCTCCCTGTTCGACGCACTCGACAATTTGCCCTTCCGGACGTTTCTCAATATCGGGCTGGAGTCGTTTGATCAGGAAACGCTGTCAATTTTGGGAAAGCCGCTTACCGCCGAAAAAACGAAGGAGGCCTTTCGGAAAATGATGGCGGTAAACAGGGGCTGGCAGAGGGTCACGGTCAGTTGCAATTTTGTTTTGGGAGGCGAGCTGCCGCAAGCTCACAAGGAAGGAATAAAAAAAATGCTCTCCGCAGAGACGACGGCCCGAGATCGGGGCACGGCTTTTCTTTCCCCGCTTTTCGGAAGGGCACAGAGAAGAAAAATAATCAATGAGTTTGTAGAGATAAAAAGAAGCTCCCCTTTGCCGGTTTTTATCTATCTGGCGCAGAGACTATGA